CGCCAATCTACGCAAAAAAAATAAACAAGGATTCTGTCAATATTAATAATTATTTTTCTCAAAAAGATTTTACAGTAATTGACTTTTGGGGGTCTTGGTGTAAGCCATGTCTTGAAGAAATGCCAAACATGGAAAACGTATATGAACGCCTAAAAACGCGTAGCATAAATATGATTAGTATAGCATGTGAATATGATACAAATGATTATGTACTCGCTCAAAAAATAATTAATGCAAAAAAAATTGGCGGGATAAAACTATTTGAAAAGTTAAATACTGGAATCACCACAACTTTAAAAATTGATAGTTATCCATCTTTAATTCTAATAAACAAAGAAGGACAAATTGTCAAAAGGTTTTATGGGCGTGGGATGGCTACAAAATTGGAAGATTTTCTATCGAAATAAATTTAGATGCTATTTGTCTGAACAAGATTAAATTAATAATAGCCCTGTTCGCCTTAATATTTGTAAAAGTTAGGCTGATTTTTAAATCAGTCTTTGTGTCAGCTGTTTTTAAAACGGCATCAGCGAAGTTGCGTTCAGAGAACGCTATTCATACCGACTGAATTTAAATTCAGCTGAACCATCAAAAATTACCTAAATGCCTTTCACTCACTTCCAACAACAAGATGCAATGGATTGCGGCCCTACCTGCCTACGCATGGTAGCAAAGCATTATGGGCGAGGGTTTTCTATACAAAAACTACGTGAGGCTACACAAATTGGCAAAGAAGGTGTATCTTTATTGGGTATCAGTGAGGCTGCCGAGAGTATTGGTTTTAAAACGTTAGCAGTAAAAGTACCTTTCAAACAATTAGAAAAAGATGCTCCACTTCCATGTATTGTTCACTGGAAACAAAATCATTTTGTTGTTGTTTATCAAATCAAAAAGAATCAAGTTTATGTAGCTGACCCAGCCTTGGGTCTTATAAAATACTCGTATGTTGAGTTTGAAAGCCAGTGGGCAACTACGATAGTCGAAGGCGAAAAAACAGGCATTGCACTACTTTTAGAGTCAACTCAAAGGTTTTATCAAGAAACCGACGAGCAAACAAAGGGAATTAACCTAAGTATGTTATCGGGCTACGTTTTTAAGTACAAACGCCTTATTCTACAACTTTTCTTGGGGCTTTTTATTGGCTCAATCTTACAGCTTATTCTACCGTTTCTTACCCAATCGGTGGTAGATACAGGCATACAAACCCGCAATTTGCATTTTATTTATTTGGTGTTGGCAGCCCAATTGATGCTGTTTATTGGCAGAATGTCTGTAGAGTTTATACGTAGCTGGATACTCCTTCACATTAGTACACGCATTAACCTGAGTATATTATCAGATTTTTTGGGTAAACTATTGCGTTTGCCTGTTTCATTTTTTGAATCTAAGAAAACAGGAGATATTCTCCAACGCATTGGTGACCATCAACGTATTGAGTCTTTCCTCACAGGAACATCGCTTAATGTACTTTTTTCGATGTTTAATCTCATCATTTTTAGCGTAGTTTTAGCTTATTATAATCTTACTATCTTTGGCGTTTTCTTAATAAGTAGCATTGTTTATAGCGTTTGGATAGTGCTATTTCTACGTTATCGTCGAAAATTAGATAATAAACGCTTTGCTTTGGCGAGTCAAAATCAAAGTTCTTTAATACAACTCGTACAGTCTGTTCCTGAACTAAAACTCAATAATGCCGAAATAAAAAAACGTTGGGAGTGGGAGAACTTACAAGTAAAAAACTTTCATCTGAGTGTTAAAGGTCTTGCTTTGCAACAATACCAGCAAACGGGAGCAATGATTATCAACGAAGGTAAAAATATTGTCATTTCGTTTTTGGCAGCCACTGCGGTTGTTAATGGGCAAATGACGCTGGGGGCAATGATGGCACTACAATACATTATTGGGCAGCTCAATAGCCCTGTCGAGCAATTGATTCAGTTTATGCAACATTATCAAGATGCACAAATAAGCCTCGAAAGATTGAATGAAATTCATGAAATTGATGATGAAGAAACCACACAAAATCCACTGTTGCATATTTTGCCTGAAAATCAAGATATTCAACTCAAAAACCTCACGTTTACTTATACTGGTGCAGGGAATGAACCTGTATTGAAAAATATTAATTTAACAATTCCACAAGGAAAAATAACGGCAATTGTTGGTACAAGTGGCAGTGGGAAAACTACACTATTAAAGTTATTACTAAAGTTTTATAAGCCCCAAAGCGGAGAAATTCGCTTTGGTAATGTTTCGCTCGAAAATATAAGCCACAAACTTTGGCGGAGCAAATGTGGAACGGTCATGCAAGAGGGAGTTATTTTCTCAGATACTATTGCTGAGAATATTGCTTTCAGCGATGAATTTCCTGATACTAAAAAGCTTCTTCATGCAGTAAAAGTGGCTAATATTCAGTCGTTTATTGAAGAGTTGCCATTGAGTTATAATACAAAAATTGGTGCAGAAGGAAATGGTATTTCACAAGGTCAAAAGCAAAGAATGCTAATTGCCAGAGCCGTTTATAAAAACCCTGATTTTATATTTTTTGATGAAGCTACTAACGCACTTGATGCCAATAACGAAAGTATTATTATGGCAAATTTGGACGAATTTTTCAAAAATAGAACTGTCATCGTAGTTGCTCACCGACTAAGTACGGTAAAAAATGCTGACCAAATTGTAGTAATGGAAAAAGGTGAAATTGTAGAAGTTGGAACTCATGCAGAACTTACACAAAGACACGGAAAATATTTTGAGTTAGTGAAAAATCAGTTAGAATTAGGGAATTAATGAGCGACGAATCTAATCATTCAGAGAAATTACTCCGAACAAATCTGATGGAGTTGTTGGGTGGAAAAGGTATGGGAATAACTGATGATTTATTGAAACAAGAAATCATTGTACCTCCTACTTTACCACCAATTATCAACAAAAATGAAAATAATGGCAACGATGGAAGAATGCCCGAACTACGAAGCAGCGAGGTAAATGAAGTTTTGAGCAAACCACCTGCGTGGCTTATTCGTTGGGGAATTACTATTTTTTTCTTTGTTTTGGTGCTGATGTTGGCAGTTACTTGGTTTATTCGTTATCCTGATTTGGTAAGCGGAAGTCTTAAAATTGTTTCGCAGAACCTACCAAAATCAGTTATAGCTAAAACAGATGGAAAACTCGTAAAATTACTAACAACTGATGGCCAGATAGTAAAAGAAGGACAAAGGATTGCATTTTTAGAGAGTACCGCCAATCATGAAGAAGTTTTGATATTGAAAGATTTAACCGATTCTTTGGTCAATATGACCGCTAATGATAATCTTTCGGCTGCTTATA
This Emticicia oligotrophica DSM 17448 DNA region includes the following protein-coding sequences:
- a CDS encoding peptidase domain-containing ABC transporter: MPFTHFQQQDAMDCGPTCLRMVAKHYGRGFSIQKLREATQIGKEGVSLLGISEAAESIGFKTLAVKVPFKQLEKDAPLPCIVHWKQNHFVVVYQIKKNQVYVADPALGLIKYSYVEFESQWATTIVEGEKTGIALLLESTQRFYQETDEQTKGINLSMLSGYVFKYKRLILQLFLGLFIGSILQLILPFLTQSVVDTGIQTRNLHFIYLVLAAQLMLFIGRMSVEFIRSWILLHISTRINLSILSDFLGKLLRLPVSFFESKKTGDILQRIGDHQRIESFLTGTSLNVLFSMFNLIIFSVVLAYYNLTIFGVFLISSIVYSVWIVLFLRYRRKLDNKRFALASQNQSSLIQLVQSVPELKLNNAEIKKRWEWENLQVKNFHLSVKGLALQQYQQTGAMIINEGKNIVISFLAATAVVNGQMTLGAMMALQYIIGQLNSPVEQLIQFMQHYQDAQISLERLNEIHEIDDEETTQNPLLHILPENQDIQLKNLTFTYTGAGNEPVLKNINLTIPQGKITAIVGTSGSGKTTLLKLLLKFYKPQSGEIRFGNVSLENISHKLWRSKCGTVMQEGVIFSDTIAENIAFSDEFPDTKKLLHAVKVANIQSFIEELPLSYNTKIGAEGNGISQGQKQRMLIARAVYKNPDFIFFDEATNALDANNESIIMANLDEFFKNRTVIVVAHRLSTVKNADQIVVMEKGEIVEVGTHAELTQRHGKYFELVKNQLELGN